The proteins below come from a single Kosakonia sp. SMBL-WEM22 genomic window:
- a CDS encoding D-hexose-6-phosphate mutarotase has product MITKIFALPVVEQITPTLSRRTLDELDVLVVDHPQVKAAFAYQGAHLLCWKPKGEEEVLWLSGNTPFKEGVAIRGGVPICWPWFGPAKEQGLPAHGFARNLPWALQAHNEDEGSVVLTFELQSSDASRQHWPHDFTLYARFKLAATCEMELEAHGEFETTSALHTYFNVGDIADVKVSGLGDRYIDKVNDAKEDVLTDGVQTFADRVDRVYLNAEGCSLIHDAKLKRAIEVTHHHNANVVAWNPGPALSVSMADMPDDGYKTFVCVESVNATVAQKASEEKPSRLAQSIRVVKR; this is encoded by the coding sequence ATGATTACTAAAATTTTTGCACTTCCGGTAGTCGAACAAATCACGCCGACGCTCTCGCGCCGCACGCTGGATGAACTCGACGTACTGGTTGTCGACCATCCGCAGGTGAAAGCCGCGTTTGCTTACCAGGGCGCACATCTGCTGTGCTGGAAACCGAAGGGTGAAGAAGAGGTGCTGTGGCTGAGCGGCAATACGCCGTTTAAAGAGGGTGTGGCGATCCGCGGCGGCGTGCCGATTTGCTGGCCGTGGTTTGGCCCGGCGAAGGAACAGGGGCTGCCAGCGCACGGTTTTGCCCGCAACCTGCCGTGGGCACTGCAGGCGCATAATGAAGATGAGGGCAGCGTAGTACTGACCTTCGAACTGCAGAGCAGCGACGCGTCACGCCAGCACTGGCCGCACGACTTCACTCTCTATGCCCGCTTCAAGCTGGCGGCAACCTGCGAAATGGAGCTGGAAGCGCACGGTGAGTTCGAAACCACCTCGGCACTGCACACCTACTTCAACGTTGGCGATATTGCGGATGTTAAAGTGAGCGGCCTCGGCGATCGCTATATCGATAAAGTGAACGACGCCAAAGAGGATGTACTGACCGACGGCGTGCAGACCTTCGCGGATCGCGTCGACCGTGTCTACCTCAACGCCGAGGGTTGCAGCCTGATCCACGACGCGAAGCTGAAGCGCGCGATTGAAGTGACCCATCACCACAACGCCAACGTCGTTGCCTGGAACCCGGGCCCGGCGCTCTCCGTCAGCATGGCCGACATGCCGGATGATGGCTATAAAACCTTTGTCTGCGTCGAGTCGGTCAATGCGACCGTGGCGCAGAAAGCGAGCGAAGAGAAACCTTCCCGCCTTGCGCAGAGCATCCGCGTCGTTAAACGCTGA
- the gapA gene encoding glyceraldehyde-3-phosphate dehydrogenase, with protein MTIKVGINGFGRIGRIVFRAAQERSDIEIVGINDLLDADYMAYMLKYDSTHGRFNGTVEVKDGHLVVNGKTIRVTAEKDPANLKWNEIGVDVVAEATGIFLTDETARKHITAGAKKVVLTGPSKDNTPMFVRGANFEKYAGQDIVSNASCTTNCLAPLAKVINDNFGIIEGLMTTVHATTATQKTVDGPSHKDWRGGRGAAQNIIPSSTGAAKAVGKVLPELNGKLTGMAFRVPTPNVSVVDLTVRLEKAASYEEIKKAIKAASEGEMKGVLGYTEDDVVSTDFNGEVCTSVFDAKAGIALNDNFVKLVSWYDNETGYSNKVLDLIAHISK; from the coding sequence ATGACTATCAAAGTAGGTATCAACGGTTTTGGCCGTATCGGTCGCATTGTTTTCCGTGCTGCTCAAGAGCGTTCTGACATCGAAATCGTTGGGATCAACGATCTGTTAGATGCGGATTACATGGCGTACATGCTGAAGTACGACTCCACTCACGGTCGTTTCAACGGCACCGTTGAAGTGAAAGACGGCCACCTGGTTGTCAACGGCAAAACCATCCGTGTTACTGCTGAGAAAGACCCGGCTAACCTGAAGTGGAACGAAATCGGCGTTGACGTTGTTGCTGAAGCTACCGGTATCTTCCTGACCGACGAAACTGCTCGTAAGCACATCACTGCCGGCGCGAAAAAAGTTGTACTGACTGGTCCGTCCAAAGACAACACCCCGATGTTCGTGCGTGGCGCTAACTTCGAGAAATATGCAGGCCAGGACATCGTGTCCAACGCTTCCTGCACCACTAACTGCCTGGCTCCGCTGGCGAAAGTTATCAACGACAACTTCGGCATCATCGAAGGTCTGATGACTACCGTTCACGCGACCACCGCTACTCAGAAAACCGTTGATGGCCCGTCTCACAAAGACTGGCGCGGCGGCCGCGGCGCAGCTCAGAACATCATCCCGTCCTCTACCGGCGCTGCTAAAGCAGTAGGTAAAGTTCTGCCGGAACTGAACGGCAAACTGACCGGTATGGCGTTCCGCGTTCCGACTCCGAACGTATCCGTTGTTGACCTGACCGTTCGTCTGGAAAAAGCAGCGTCCTACGAAGAGATCAAGAAAGCCATCAAAGCCGCTTCTGAAGGCGAAATGAAAGGCGTTCTGGGTTACACCGAAGACGACGTTGTTTCTACCGACTTCAACGGCGAAGTCTGCACTTCCGTGTTCGATGCTAAAGCAGGTATCGCACTGAACGACAACTTCGTGAAACTGGTCTCCTGGTACGACAACGAAACCGGCTACTCTAACAAAGTTCTGGATCTGATCGCTCACATCTCCAAATAA
- the msrB gene encoding peptide-methionine (R)-S-oxide reductase MsrB, whose protein sequence is MTNNSSRDDLKNDLTEMQFYVTQNHGTEPPFSGRLLHNKRDGVYHCLVCDAALFSAETKYDSGCGWPSFYEPVSEEAIRYINDYSHGMQRVEIRCGKCDAHLGHVFPDGPQPTGERYCVNSASLSFTDEENGDQTRG, encoded by the coding sequence ATGACCAACAATTCTTCCCGGGACGATCTGAAGAACGATCTGACCGAAATGCAGTTCTACGTAACGCAAAATCATGGCACCGAGCCGCCCTTTAGCGGACGACTGCTGCACAACAAGCGCGATGGCGTCTACCACTGCCTGGTGTGCGATGCCGCGCTGTTCAGCGCCGAGACCAAGTATGATTCTGGCTGCGGCTGGCCAAGCTTTTATGAGCCGGTGAGCGAAGAGGCGATTCGTTATATCAATGATTACTCCCACGGCATGCAGCGCGTGGAAATCCGCTGCGGCAAGTGCGACGCGCATCTGGGGCACGTGTTCCCGGACGGTCCGCAGCCAACCGGCGAGCGTTATTGCGTCAATTCCGCCTCATTGAGCTTCACCGATGAAGAGAATGGCGACCAGACTCGCGGTTGA
- a CDS encoding YeaC family protein, giving the protein MNIDEIVSNMTPEIYKRLSTAVELGKWPDGVALTPEQKENSLQLVMLWQARNNVQAQHMTIDTNGQMVMKSKQQLKEEFGITPKPIATFKS; this is encoded by the coding sequence ATGAATATTGATGAGATCGTGAGCAACATGACGCCCGAGATCTACAAGCGCCTGTCGACGGCAGTTGAGCTGGGAAAATGGCCTGATGGTGTGGCGCTAACACCGGAGCAGAAAGAGAACAGTCTGCAACTGGTGATGCTCTGGCAGGCACGCAATAACGTACAGGCGCAGCATATGACCATCGATACCAACGGGCAGATGGTGATGAAGAGCAAACAGCAGCTGAAAGAGGAGTTTGGCATCACCCCCAAACCGATCGCCACCTTCAAATCCTGA
- the pncA gene encoding bifunctional nicotinamidase/pyrazinamidase: MKARALLLVDLQNDFCAGGALAVAGGDSTVDVANTLIPWFKSRGEPVLTSMDWHPANHGSFASQHGVEPFVTGELEGLAQTFWPVHCVQGSEGAALHPLLDQQSIDAVFHKGENPLIDSYSAFFDNGHRQQTALHGWLQAHGIRELVVMGLATDYCVKFTVQDALQLGYEVSVITDGCRGVNLHADDSAQAFMTMASEGATLYTLADWLETQGA; encoded by the coding sequence ATGAAAGCACGCGCTCTGCTGCTGGTCGATCTGCAAAACGATTTCTGTGCCGGTGGCGCGCTGGCCGTCGCGGGCGGCGACAGCACCGTGGATGTGGCCAACACGCTGATACCGTGGTTTAAAAGCCGCGGCGAGCCGGTGCTCACCAGTATGGACTGGCATCCGGCGAATCACGGCAGCTTCGCCAGCCAGCACGGCGTAGAGCCGTTTGTCACCGGCGAACTGGAGGGGTTGGCGCAGACCTTCTGGCCCGTTCACTGTGTGCAAGGGAGCGAAGGCGCGGCGCTGCATCCGCTGCTCGATCAGCAGTCCATCGACGCGGTGTTCCACAAAGGGGAAAACCCGCTTATCGACAGTTACAGCGCCTTTTTCGATAACGGTCACCGTCAGCAGACAGCGCTGCATGGCTGGTTGCAGGCGCATGGCATCCGCGAGCTGGTGGTGATGGGTTTAGCCACCGATTATTGCGTGAAGTTTACGGTGCAGGATGCGCTGCAGCTTGGGTATGAAGTGAGTGTCATTACCGACGGTTGTCGCGGCGTTAACCTGCATGCTGACGACAGCGCACAGGCATTTATGACAATGGCAAGCGAGGGCGCCACGCTCTATACGCTGGCGGACTGGCTGGAAACGCAGGGGGCGTGA
- the ansA gene encoding asparaginase, with translation MQKKSIYVAYTGGTIGMQRSEHGYVPVSGHLQRQLALMPEFHRPEMPDFTIHEYAPLMDSSDMTPEDWQHIADDVKAHYDEYDGFVILHGTDTMAYTASALSFMLENLGKPVIVTGSQIPLAELRSDGQINLLNALYVAANFPINEVTLFFNNRLYRGNRTTKAHADGFDAFASPNLTPLLEAGIHIRRLGTPPAPSTVGELIVHPITPQPIGVVTIYPGISADVVRNFLLQPVKALILRSYGVGNAPQNREFLKALQEASERGIVVVNLTQCMSGKVNMGGYATGNALAHAGVIGGADMTVEATLTKLHYLLSQDLDANAIRTAMTQNLRGELTPDE, from the coding sequence ATGCAAAAAAAATCCATTTACGTAGCCTACACGGGCGGCACCATCGGCATGCAGCGTTCAGAGCATGGCTATGTGCCGGTTTCCGGTCATCTGCAGCGCCAACTGGCGCTGATGCCAGAGTTCCATCGCCCGGAGATGCCAGATTTCACCATCCATGAATATGCCCCGCTGATGGACTCTTCTGATATGACGCCGGAAGACTGGCAGCATATTGCTGATGATGTGAAAGCGCACTATGACGAGTATGACGGTTTCGTGATCCTGCACGGCACCGACACTATGGCCTACACCGCGTCTGCGCTCTCATTTATGCTGGAAAACCTCGGCAAGCCGGTTATTGTGACAGGGTCACAAATTCCGCTGGCGGAGCTGCGCTCCGACGGGCAAATCAACCTGCTTAACGCCCTCTATGTGGCGGCGAACTTCCCGATTAACGAAGTGACCCTCTTCTTCAACAACCGTCTCTACCGCGGTAACCGCACCACTAAAGCGCATGCGGATGGTTTTGATGCTTTCGCCTCGCCCAACCTTACGCCGCTGCTGGAAGCGGGTATCCATATTCGCCGCCTCGGTACGCCGCCTGCGCCGAGCACCGTGGGCGAACTGATCGTTCATCCGATCACGCCGCAACCGATTGGCGTGGTGACGATATACCCCGGGATCTCTGCCGATGTGGTACGTAACTTCCTGCTGCAGCCGGTAAAAGCACTGATCCTGCGTTCATATGGCGTGGGTAATGCGCCGCAAAACCGCGAGTTCCTTAAAGCCCTGCAAGAAGCGAGCGAGCGCGGCATCGTGGTCGTGAACCTGACGCAGTGCATGTCCGGCAAGGTCAATATGGGCGGTTATGCCACCGGTAACGCCCTCGCCCACGCGGGCGTGATTGGCGGTGCGGATATGACGGTCGAGGCGACGCTGACTAAACTGCACTATCTGTTAAGTCAGGATCTGGACGCGAATGCGATCCGCACCGCGATGACACAAAACCTGCGCGGTGAACTGACCCCGGACGAGTAA